In the genome of Rhodoferax fermentans, one region contains:
- the icd gene encoding NADP-dependent isocitrate dehydrogenase: MYQHIKVPSEGQKITVNTDYSLNVPDQPIIPFIEGDGTGFDITPVMIKVVDAAVAKAYGGKKKIHWMEVYAGEKSTKIYGPDVWLPEETLAALREYVVSIKGPLTTPVGGGIRSLNVALRQELDLYVCLRPIQYFDGVPSPVKEPHRTNMVIFRENSEDIYAGIEFEAQSPKAQKIIKFLQEEMGVTKIRFPATSGIGIKPVSIEGTERLMRKAIQYAIDNDKPSVTIVHKGNIMKFTEGGFRDWAYALAQKEFGAAPIDGGPWCSFKNPKTGKEITIKDSIADAFLQQILLRPAEYSVIATLNLNGDYVSDALAAQVGGIGIAPGANLSDSVACFEATHGTAPKYAGKDYVNPGSEILSAEMMLRHMGWVEAADAIIKSMERSIKSKKVTYDFARLMEGATQVSCSGFGQVMIDHM; this comes from the coding sequence ATGTACCAGCACATCAAGGTGCCTTCCGAAGGCCAAAAAATCACCGTCAATACCGACTATTCGCTGAACGTGCCGGATCAGCCGATCATCCCGTTCATTGAAGGTGATGGCACCGGTTTTGACATCACCCCGGTGATGATCAAGGTGGTGGATGCAGCCGTGGCCAAGGCTTACGGCGGCAAGAAAAAAATCCACTGGATGGAAGTGTATGCCGGTGAAAAATCCACCAAGATTTATGGCCCCGACGTCTGGCTGCCTGAAGAAACCCTGGCCGCCCTGCGCGAGTATGTGGTGTCGATCAAAGGCCCGCTGACCACACCGGTGGGTGGTGGCATCCGTTCGCTCAACGTCGCACTGCGCCAGGAGCTGGACCTGTATGTCTGCCTGCGCCCGATCCAGTACTTTGACGGTGTGCCCAGCCCAGTCAAAGAGCCGCACAGGACCAATATGGTGATCTTCCGCGAAAACTCCGAAGACATCTACGCTGGTATCGAGTTTGAAGCCCAGTCGCCCAAGGCGCAAAAGATCATCAAGTTCTTGCAAGAGGAAATGGGCGTCACCAAGATCCGTTTCCCCGCCACCTCGGGCATTGGTATCAAACCGGTGTCGATCGAAGGCACCGAGCGCCTGATGCGCAAGGCCATCCAGTACGCGATTGACAATGACAAACCCAGCGTGACCATTGTGCACAAGGGCAACATCATGAAGTTCACCGAAGGTGGCTTCCGTGACTGGGCTTACGCGCTGGCACAAAAAGAGTTTGGCGCAGCGCCCATCGACGGCGGCCCATGGTGTTCGTTCAAGAACCCGAAAACCGGCAAGGAAATCACCATCAAGGACAGCATTGCCGACGCCTTCCTGCAACAGATTCTGTTGCGCCCGGCTGAGTACAGTGTGATTGCCACTTTGAATTTGAACGGTGACTATGTGTCTGACGCGCTGGCCGCACAGGTGGGTGGTATCGGCATCGCCCCCGGTGCCAACCTGTCGGATTCGGTGGCTTGTTTTGAAGCCACCCACGGCACCGCTCCCAAGTACGCTGGCAAGGACTATGTGAACCCGGGTTCCGAAATCCTGTCCGCTGAAATGATGTTGCGCCACATGGGCTGGGTTGAAGCGGCCGATGCCATCATCAAGTCGATGGAACGCTCGATCAAGAGCAAGAAGGTCACCTATGACTTCGCCCGCCTGATGGAAGGTGCAACCCAAGTGAGCTGCTCCGGATTCGGCCAGGTCATGATCGACCACATGTAA
- a CDS encoding DUF192 domain-containing protein yields MKKLLITLLCWAAASASQAQNAPQMDLPRVKLSAGMYLIDTQVASTPEQREIGLMFRQQMPQNEGMLFVFGSPAEQCFWMKNTLLPLTAAFVADDGSIVNLEDMKPQTTDSHCSKKPVRYVLEMNQGWFVKKGIKAGTKLGGEPFAK; encoded by the coding sequence ATGAAAAAACTTCTCATCACCCTCTTGTGCTGGGCCGCCGCCAGCGCCAGCCAGGCCCAGAACGCACCCCAAATGGACCTGCCACGTGTCAAGCTCAGCGCTGGTATGTACCTGATCGACACCCAGGTGGCAAGCACCCCCGAACAGCGCGAAATCGGCCTGATGTTCCGCCAGCAAATGCCCCAAAACGAAGGCATGTTGTTTGTGTTTGGCTCACCGGCCGAACAATGTTTCTGGATGAAAAACACCCTCTTGCCACTGACCGCCGCCTTTGTGGCCGACGACGGCAGCATCGTCAATCTGGAAGACATGAAACCGCAAACCACCGATTCCCATTGCTCGAAAAAACCGGTGCGTTATGTGCTGGAGATGAACCAGGGCTGGTTTGTCAAAAAAGGCATCAAGGCCGGGACCAAGCTCGGTGGTGAACCCTTTGCCAAATAG
- a CDS encoding superoxide dismutase, whose translation MEHTLPALPFAIDALAPHYSKETLEFHHGKHHNAYVVNLNNLQKGTEFENFTLEEIVKKSSGGIYNNAAQIWNHTFFWNCMTPNGGGEPTGALATAITAKWGSYAAFREAFVKSAVGNFGSGWTWLVKKADGSLDIVNMGAAGTPLTTGDTAILTVDVWEHAYYIDYRNMRPKFVETFLDKLVNWSFAQANFA comes from the coding sequence ATGGAACACACCTTGCCCGCTTTGCCCTTTGCCATCGACGCTTTGGCCCCCCACTATTCCAAAGAGACCTTGGAATTCCACCATGGCAAGCACCACAACGCTTATGTGGTCAACCTCAACAACCTGCAAAAAGGCACCGAGTTTGAAAACTTCACTCTCGAAGAGATTGTCAAGAAGTCCAGCGGCGGCATCTACAACAACGCCGCGCAAATCTGGAACCACACCTTCTTCTGGAACTGTATGACCCCCAACGGCGGCGGGGAACCCACCGGCGCCCTGGCCACCGCCATCACCGCCAAGTGGGGCAGCTACGCCGCCTTCCGCGAAGCCTTTGTGAAGTCTGCTGTGGGCAACTTCGGTTCGGGCTGGACCTGGCTGGTGAAAAAGGCCGATGGCTCGCTTGACATCGTCAACATGGGCGCTGCTGGCACCCCGCTGACCACCGGCGACACCGCCATCCTGACGGTCGACGTGTGGGAACACGCCTACTACATCGACTACCGCAACATGCGTCCGAAGTTTGTCGAAACCTTCCTCGACAAGCTGGTCAACTGGTCGTTTGCCCAGGCCAATTTCGCCTGA
- the xseA gene encoding exodeoxyribonuclease VII large subunit — MFDIKNTQGKPLVWAVGALCRAIADALQARFNPVTVRGELSGFSRAASGHCYFTLKDANGQLRCAMFKRAASTLDFAPRDGELVEVTGKLGVYEPRGDLQLIVESMRRAGQGNLFEQFLLLKAKLEAEGLFDVSRKRPLPVMPRAIGLVTSLGAAALHDVVTALRRRVPHIPVVLVPASVQGLAAPAELIQSLSTLYRLAQVEKGPEADLPYKRARGVAPPPPVDVILLVRGGGALEDLWAFNDEALARAIAQSPVPVICGVGHETDFSIADFVADLRAPTPTAAAELVAQPREAWLGALDAVQRRLQDALERHLDRQHQRLDNALARLGRPSAKLAGQKLRLSACAQRLQSGTRHTLQLRSQYLQRLAAQPPLALNRGLQTQSQRLERAELRLGLLDPHLVLERGYAWLSDAQGQAVTRVSQTHAGQALSATLMDGTVELTVTDQIT; from the coding sequence ATGTTTGATATAAAAAATACACAGGGTAAACCCCTGGTGTGGGCCGTGGGCGCCTTGTGCAGAGCGATTGCCGATGCGCTGCAGGCGCGCTTTAACCCGGTGACGGTGCGCGGGGAGTTGTCGGGCTTTTCGCGCGCGGCCAGTGGCCACTGTTATTTCACGTTGAAAGATGCCAACGGCCAGTTGCGCTGCGCCATGTTCAAGCGTGCCGCCAGCACTCTGGACTTTGCGCCACGCGACGGTGAGCTGGTGGAGGTGACGGGCAAACTCGGTGTCTATGAGCCGCGTGGTGACCTGCAGCTGATTGTCGAGAGCATGCGCCGCGCCGGGCAGGGCAACCTGTTTGAGCAGTTCTTGTTGCTCAAAGCCAAGCTGGAGGCCGAGGGTCTGTTTGATGTATCGCGCAAACGCCCCTTGCCGGTCATGCCACGCGCCATCGGGCTGGTCACCTCGCTGGGTGCGGCGGCCTTGCATGATGTGGTGACAGCACTACGCCGGCGGGTGCCCCACATCCCGGTGGTGCTGGTGCCAGCTTCGGTGCAGGGCTTGGCGGCACCCGCAGAGCTGATTCAGTCACTATCAACTTTGTACCGTCTGGCCCAGGTAGAAAAAGGGCCAGAGGCCGATTTGCCATACAAACGAGCGCGTGGGGTGGCGCCACCACCACCGGTCGATGTGATCCTGCTGGTGCGCGGTGGTGGCGCTTTGGAAGACCTGTGGGCCTTCAACGACGAGGCGCTGGCCCGGGCCATTGCACAGAGCCCGGTACCAGTGATTTGCGGTGTGGGCCACGAAACCGATTTCAGCATCGCTGATTTTGTCGCTGACCTGCGTGCTCCCACCCCCACGGCAGCTGCCGAGTTGGTGGCCCAGCCGCGTGAGGCCTGGCTGGGTGCTTTGGATGCGGTGCAGCGTCGCCTGCAAGACGCGCTGGAGCGTCATCTGGACCGGCAACACCAGCGCCTGGACAACGCGTTGGCACGGCTGGGTCGGCCCTCGGCCAAACTCGCGGGCCAGAAGCTGCGCTTGAGTGCCTGCGCCCAGCGTTTGCAAAGTGGCACCCGGCATACGCTGCAGTTGCGCAGCCAATATCTGCAGCGGCTGGCAGCGCAGCCGCCGTTGGCCTTGAACCGTGGTTTACAGACGCAGTCCCAGCGGCTGGAGCGCGCCGAGCTGCGCCTGGGTTTGCTGGACCCCCATCTGGTGCTGGAGCGGGGTTACGCCTGGCTCAGCGATGCACAAGGCCAGGCCGTGACGCGTGTCAGCCAGACCCATGCCGGGCAGGCCTTGTCTGCCACCCTCATGGACGGCACGGTTGAATTGACCGTGACCGACCAAATCACCTGA
- a CDS encoding MotA/TolQ/ExbB proton channel family protein yields MFSIIQAAGWPIWPLIACSILALALVIERFLSLKVAKVAPPSLLDEVMTVTRNGVPGAEVINQLEKNSALGEVLASGLRTLTQNPRCSDDELRAGMESTGRLVAHRLERYLSALATIASAAPLMGLFGTVIGMIEIFGSQTPSGATGGNPAQLAHGISVALYNTAFGLMVAIPALIFWRYFRARVDEYLLTLELAAEHLARHLISLRK; encoded by the coding sequence TTGTTTTCCATCATACAAGCCGCAGGCTGGCCGATCTGGCCCTTGATCGCCTGCTCCATCCTGGCGCTGGCCCTGGTGATCGAGCGTTTTCTGAGTCTCAAAGTGGCCAAGGTGGCGCCCCCCAGTTTGCTCGACGAGGTGATGACGGTGACCCGCAACGGCGTCCCTGGTGCCGAAGTCATCAACCAGCTGGAGAAAAATTCGGCACTGGGCGAGGTGCTGGCCAGTGGCCTGCGCACCCTGACCCAGAACCCGCGCTGCAGCGACGATGAGTTGCGCGCCGGCATGGAAAGCACCGGCCGCCTGGTGGCGCACCGGCTGGAGCGTTACCTGAGTGCGCTGGCCACCATCGCCTCGGCCGCGCCGCTGATGGGCCTGTTTGGCACGGTGATTGGCATGATCGAGATTTTTGGCTCACAAACACCCAGCGGCGCCACCGGTGGCAACCCGGCGCAGCTGGCGCATGGCATTTCGGTGGCCTTGTACAACACCGCGTTTGGCCTGATGGTGGCGATCCCGGCGCTGATTTTCTGGCGCTATTTCCGCGCCCGGGTGGATGAGTATTTGCTCACGCTGGAACTGGCCGCCGAACATCTGGCACGCCACCTGATCAGTTTGCGCAAATAG
- a CDS encoding ExbD/TolR family protein — MNFRPRPKEEPEINLIPFIDVLLVILIFLMLSTTYSKFTELQLRLPVADTEAQRDYPKEVLVSVSSEGNFSVNKLPVLGRSVAELADALQTGAKAGAESVVIIYADAAARHQSVITVMEAAKRAGLSHITFATQSSGAN; from the coding sequence ATGAATTTCCGCCCCCGCCCCAAGGAAGAGCCCGAGATCAACCTGATCCCGTTCATCGACGTGTTGCTGGTGATCCTGATCTTTTTGATGCTCTCCACCACCTACAGCAAGTTCACCGAGTTGCAGCTGCGTCTGCCAGTGGCCGATACCGAGGCGCAGCGTGATTACCCCAAAGAGGTGCTGGTGTCGGTCAGCAGTGAAGGCAACTTCAGCGTCAACAAACTGCCGGTACTGGGCCGCAGCGTGGCGGAATTGGCTGATGCCTTGCAAACGGGCGCCAAGGCAGGTGCAGAGTCGGTGGTGATCATTTACGCCGATGCTGCGGCGCGCCACCAGTCGGTCATCACGGTGATGGAGGCCGCTAAACGCGCTGGCCTGTCCCACATCACCTTTGCCACCCAGTCATCCGGCGCCAACTAG
- the lpxK gene encoding tetraacyldisaccharide 4'-kinase produces the protein MPPSPTPAWQQTLLRAWTQRGLLAWSLWPLSLLYRLLIGLRAALFHTGLLATRRVAVPVVIVGNVVAGGAGKTPVVIALVEHLQRRGIRVGVISRGYGRSLAGCQEVTQQRAAQEVGDEPALIHRRTGAPVFVAEERVHAAQALLARHPQTQIILSDDGLQHLALHRDLEIGVFDERGVGNGFLLPAGPLREPWPRRLDLVLRSGTAPTFDGFRIRRTLADHAVTQDGSQIPLRELASQPTAPLLALAAIAQPEVFFTMLRQLGLTLQSTLALPDHYDFKSFSANEYKGYRLICTEKDAVKLWPLCPDALAVPLMAVLPDEAWQAFDSRIDTLLAPATPP, from the coding sequence ATGCCCCCTTCACCCACCCCTGCCTGGCAGCAGACCTTGTTACGCGCCTGGACACAGCGCGGGCTGCTGGCCTGGTCGCTGTGGCCGCTGTCCCTGCTGTACAGGCTGCTGATTGGGCTGCGTGCTGCCTTGTTCCACACGGGCCTGTTGGCGACACGGCGTGTGGCGGTGCCGGTGGTGATCGTGGGCAATGTGGTGGCGGGTGGCGCTGGCAAAACCCCGGTGGTGATCGCGCTGGTGGAGCACCTGCAGAGACGCGGCATCCGGGTGGGTGTGATCTCGCGTGGTTATGGCCGCAGCCTAGCGGGTTGCCAGGAAGTCACCCAGCAGCGCGCAGCGCAAGAGGTGGGGGACGAGCCGGCACTGATCCACCGGCGCACTGGCGCACCGGTGTTTGTGGCCGAGGAACGCGTGCACGCCGCCCAGGCCTTGCTGGCGCGCCACCCGCAAACCCAGATCATCCTGAGCGACGACGGCCTGCAACACCTGGCCTTGCACCGTGACCTGGAGATTGGTGTGTTTGATGAGCGTGGTGTCGGCAACGGCTTTTTGCTGCCAGCGGGGCCTTTGCGCGAACCCTGGCCACGTCGGCTGGACCTGGTGCTGCGTTCAGGCACAGCGCCCACGTTTGATGGTTTTCGCATCCGGCGCACACTGGCTGACCATGCGGTGACGCAGGACGGCAGCCAGATCCCGCTGCGTGAGCTGGCAAGCCAGCCAACAGCCCCCCTGTTGGCGCTGGCCGCGATTGCCCAGCCCGAGGTGTTTTTTACCATGTTGCGCCAGCTAGGTCTGACACTGCAGAGCACGCTGGCGCTGCCGGATCACTACGATTTCAAGAGCTTCTCTGCCAATGAATACAAGGGCTACAGGCTGATTTGCACCGAAAAAGACGCGGTCAAGCTGTGGCCACTGTGTCCCGATGCCTTGGCCGTGCCGCTGATGGCGGTGTTGCCAGACGAGGCCTGGCAGGCTTTTGACAGCCGGATTGACACCCTGTTGGCCCCCGCCACGCCCCCCTGA
- a CDS encoding Trm112 family protein, with product MDTRLLELLVCPVTKGPLEYNRETQELTSRSARLAYPVRDGIPILLENEARTLTDEELGL from the coding sequence ATGGACACACGACTACTTGAACTGCTGGTTTGCCCGGTCACCAAAGGACCGCTTGAATACAACCGCGAGACGCAGGAACTCACCTCGCGCAGTGCCCGCCTGGCCTACCCGGTGCGCGACGGCATCCCGATCCTGCTCGAAAACGAAGCCCGCACACTCACCGACGAAGAACTCGGGCTCTGA
- the kdsB gene encoding 3-deoxy-manno-octulosonate cytidylyltransferase, which yields MSYTVLIPARMASTRLPNKPLADIAGVPMVVRVAQRVMSLTQSQEAVRVVVATDSPEIVAACQAHAVDAILTRADHPSGSDRLAEACGLLGLADDEIVVNVQGDEPLMAPTLVTAVAALLQNTPQAHMSTAAHTIDTVADFHNPNFVKVVLDAQNMGLYFSRSPIPYPRDNPAQLPSPLPLRHIGIYGYRVGFLRQFPQLAQAPLEVTEALEQLRALWHGYRIVVHVTEHAPGAGVDTPEDLARVRQVFDQTSAKL from the coding sequence GTGAGTTACACCGTCTTGATCCCGGCCCGGATGGCCTCCACCCGCCTGCCCAACAAACCCCTGGCCGACATTGCCGGTGTGCCAATGGTGGTGCGGGTGGCGCAACGCGTGATGTCACTGACCCAATCGCAGGAAGCGGTGCGGGTGGTGGTGGCCACCGACAGCCCGGAGATTGTGGCGGCCTGTCAGGCCCACGCGGTGGATGCCATCCTGACCCGCGCCGACCACCCCTCGGGCTCAGACCGCCTGGCCGAGGCTTGTGGCCTGCTGGGTCTGGCCGATGACGAGATTGTGGTGAATGTCCAGGGTGACGAGCCACTGATGGCCCCCACCCTCGTCACTGCTGTTGCGGCCTTGTTGCAAAATACGCCGCAAGCCCATATGAGCACGGCGGCACACACTATTGATACTGTAGCGGACTTCCACAACCCGAACTTTGTCAAAGTGGTGCTGGATGCGCAGAACATGGGCCTGTATTTCAGCCGCTCACCGATCCCCTACCCGCGTGACAATCCGGCCCAGCTGCCCAGCCCGCTGCCACTGCGCCACATCGGCATTTATGGTTATCGCGTGGGTTTTCTGCGCCAGTTCCCGCAGTTGGCGCAGGCACCGCTGGAGGTCACCGAGGCGCTGGAGCAGCTGCGAGCCTTGTGGCACGGCTATCGGATCGTGGTGCACGTCACCGAACACGCCCCTGGCGCGGGGGTCGACACCCCGGAAGACCTGGCGCGCGTGCGTCAGGTTTTTGACCAGACATCGGCCAAGCTGTAA
- the adk gene encoding adenylate kinase, with translation MKLILLGAPGAGKGTQATFICQKYGIPQISTGDMLRAAVKAGTPLGIQAKAIMDAGALVSDDLIINLVKERITQADCANGFLFDGFPRTIPQADAMKAAGVKLDYVLEIDVPFDAIIERMSGRRSHPASGRTYHVKFNPPKVAGVDDVTGEPLVQRADDQEETVKKRLEVYSAQTRPLVDYYSAWAKSEPAAAPQYRAISGTGSVEDITARAFAALAS, from the coding sequence ATGAAACTGATCTTGTTGGGCGCACCTGGCGCTGGTAAAGGCACCCAAGCCACCTTCATCTGCCAGAAATACGGCATTCCACAGATTTCCACCGGCGACATGTTGCGCGCCGCTGTCAAGGCCGGCACACCGCTGGGCATCCAGGCCAAGGCCATCATGGACGCCGGTGCCTTGGTCAGCGACGACCTGATCATCAACCTGGTCAAGGAACGCATCACCCAGGCCGACTGCGCCAACGGCTTTTTGTTCGACGGCTTCCCGCGCACCATTCCGCAAGCTGACGCAATGAAAGCCGCCGGTGTCAAACTCGACTACGTGCTGGAAATCGACGTGCCGTTTGACGCCATCATCGAACGCATGAGTGGCCGCCGCTCACACCCGGCCTCTGGCCGCACCTACCATGTCAAGTTCAACCCACCCAAGGTGGCCGGTGTGGACGACGTGACCGGTGAGCCGCTGGTGCAACGCGCCGACGACCAGGAAGAAACCGTCAAGAAACGCCTGGAGGTCTACAGCGCCCAGACCCGTCCGCTGGTGGACTACTACTCGGCCTGGGCCAAAAGCGAGCCCGCAGCCGCCCCCCAATACCGCGCCATCAGCGGCACCGGCAGCGTTGAGGACATCACGGCCCGGGCGTTTGCCGCATTGGCCAGCTAA
- a CDS encoding chemotaxis protein CheW produces the protein MSGFRTMNNNIDIALFEVAEQCFGVPCCHVVNALVEPADLTRIPRTQGALYGVVSHRGQMVPVIDLAQWMGRPATHPGQAVPMTLLVLRANSKLLAVRVDAVKGLLRTTDDAVHPVCHDRDSTELFHSVVEVGGGKAPLALLDPLRLAALTHIWSDVLGPGGTSGQEVQALPGRDVDLKPTPVCAVLRVGGQLLALPAEVIGEVAMPLPIQAMAGLGGGFLGMARWRDHDVPVVDLSQMLGLPALDRAQPSWLLVLSLADRQLAFGVQDLVSVGSFPAASVQTEVALSSALQAVASGSLLDAEGARIYLLDAQKLIDLVPLSHAIAKAKSAQRQSAVSPLLIKNHSAASTGSWVVFHSGQLWAAPMLQLREIIRPSDSLRQQLREHQTLPGALEWREQSLPLVDMRLAQGQAASQDSAELRIMVLQAAVGLRAVLVERVVELIPGHAGSRFSFRVGGSEVDSVSVGTGSEHRSYRVFEASRLFGEA, from the coding sequence TTGTCCGGTTTTCGCACGATGAACAACAACATCGACATTGCCCTGTTTGAGGTGGCCGAGCAGTGTTTTGGTGTGCCTTGTTGCCACGTGGTGAATGCCCTGGTAGAGCCTGCGGATCTCACCCGCATTCCCCGTACCCAAGGCGCCTTGTACGGCGTTGTTTCGCACCGTGGCCAGATGGTTCCGGTGATTGATTTGGCGCAGTGGATGGGCCGCCCGGCCACCCATCCAGGCCAGGCAGTGCCCATGACACTGTTGGTGCTCAGGGCCAACAGCAAGTTGCTCGCAGTCCGGGTCGATGCGGTCAAAGGGCTGCTGCGTACCACAGACGATGCCGTGCACCCGGTGTGCCATGACCGTGATTCGACCGAGCTGTTTCACAGCGTGGTGGAGGTGGGCGGCGGCAAAGCCCCCTTGGCGCTGCTCGACCCGTTGCGTCTGGCGGCGCTCACACACATCTGGAGCGATGTGCTTGGACCCGGGGGCACAAGCGGGCAAGAGGTGCAAGCGCTACCTGGTCGTGATGTCGACCTGAAGCCAACCCCGGTATGCGCTGTGCTGCGTGTGGGCGGCCAACTGCTGGCACTGCCTGCCGAAGTGATTGGAGAAGTGGCCATGCCCTTGCCGATACAAGCCATGGCAGGACTTGGTGGTGGCTTTCTTGGCATGGCGCGCTGGCGTGACCACGATGTGCCGGTGGTTGATCTGAGCCAGATGCTGGGTTTGCCTGCCCTTGACCGCGCGCAACCGTCCTGGCTGCTGGTGCTGAGTCTGGCAGACCGCCAACTGGCTTTTGGTGTGCAGGACCTGGTCTCGGTCGGATCGTTTCCAGCGGCCTCGGTGCAGACGGAGGTGGCGTTGAGCAGTGCCCTGCAGGCCGTGGCCAGCGGCAGTCTGCTGGACGCTGAGGGTGCGCGCATCTACCTGCTGGATGCCCAGAAACTCATCGATTTGGTTCCCCTGAGCCACGCCATTGCCAAGGCCAAGTCGGCGCAACGTCAGAGTGCAGTGTCTCCTCTGTTGATCAAGAACCACAGCGCAGCGAGTACCGGGTCATGGGTGGTTTTTCACAGTGGCCAGCTCTGGGCTGCGCCCATGCTGCAGCTGCGCGAAATCATCCGCCCCAGCGACAGCCTGCGTCAACAGCTGCGTGAACACCAGACTTTGCCAGGCGCTCTGGAGTGGCGCGAGCAGTCTCTGCCATTGGTGGACATGCGTTTGGCGCAGGGCCAGGCTGCGTCGCAGGACAGCGCTGAGCTGCGAATCATGGTTCTGCAGGCGGCAGTGGGCCTGCGCGCTGTGCTGGTTGAGCGTGTGGTGGAACTCATTCCCGGGCACGCTGGCAGCCGGTTCAGCTTCCGGGTGGGGGGCTCGGAGGTTGACTCGGTGTCGGTTGGCACCGGGTCTGAGCACAGAAGCTACCGGGTTTTTGAGGCCAGCCGCCTCTTTGGCGAGGCATAG
- a CDS encoding methyl-accepting chemotaxis protein has translation MDNATLAKDTQQTELVAMVAAIHRVQAIIEFDLQGRILHANQNFLNTFGYTEEEIVGQHHRVFCDPAYTRTSDYLMFWERLGKGEFDAGEYLRVSKTGKDVWIQASYNPIFNPEGVPIKVVKFATDITGAKLRNAEFEEKIQALSRSQAIIEFDMRGHVLQANANFLRTFGYTAEEVVGQHHKMFCDQALLTSVAYRHFWADLAEGKFQSGRFKRFGKHGAEVWIQATYNPIFDLKGHPYKIVKFATDITERVNAEVQVQEKIAAITSVLDELSASIERISQNSNESSKLAQQTQQDASEGSLLLAKSRESIAQIQKSSQSVQDIVDTIGEIASQTNLLAFNAAIEAARAGEHGLGFSVVADEVRKLAEKSALAAREIAKLIRETVQRVDDGGHVSAQVEVAFDKIVTSVGSTSTSVGLITEATAEQANATRNVSTLLAELQQRIQVP, from the coding sequence ATGGACAACGCCACTTTGGCCAAGGACACACAGCAGACGGAATTGGTTGCCATGGTGGCGGCCATCCACCGGGTTCAGGCCATCATCGAATTTGATTTGCAGGGTCGCATCCTGCATGCCAATCAGAACTTCCTGAACACGTTTGGCTACACCGAAGAGGAGATTGTGGGCCAACACCACCGTGTGTTTTGTGACCCTGCCTACACCCGCACCTCGGACTACCTGATGTTTTGGGAGCGTCTGGGCAAAGGTGAATTTGATGCGGGTGAGTACCTTCGGGTCAGCAAGACGGGTAAAGACGTGTGGATACAGGCCTCTTACAACCCGATTTTTAATCCAGAGGGTGTGCCGATCAAAGTGGTCAAATTTGCCACCGACATCACTGGGGCCAAGCTTCGCAACGCCGAGTTTGAGGAAAAAATTCAAGCGCTTTCACGCTCACAAGCCATCATCGAGTTCGACATGCGTGGCCATGTATTGCAGGCCAACGCCAATTTCCTGCGCACTTTTGGCTACACCGCCGAGGAAGTTGTTGGGCAGCACCACAAAATGTTCTGCGACCAGGCCTTGCTGACGTCGGTGGCTTACCGCCATTTCTGGGCTGACCTGGCTGAGGGCAAATTCCAGAGCGGGCGGTTTAAGCGGTTTGGCAAACATGGGGCCGAAGTGTGGATCCAGGCCACCTACAACCCGATTTTTGACCTGAAAGGGCATCCCTACAAGATCGTGAAGTTCGCCACGGACATCACCGAGCGGGTCAACGCTGAGGTCCAGGTTCAAGAGAAGATCGCAGCCATCACCTCGGTGCTCGATGAGCTGTCCGCCTCCATCGAGCGTATCTCCCAGAATTCGAACGAGTCCAGCAAGCTGGCTCAGCAAACGCAGCAGGATGCCAGTGAAGGCAGCCTGTTGCTGGCCAAGTCCAGAGAATCCATCGCGCAAATTCAGAAGTCCTCGCAAAGTGTGCAGGATATTGTGGACACCATTGGCGAGATCGCCAGCCAGACCAATTTGCTGGCCTTCAACGCGGCCATCGAAGCTGCGCGCGCCGGTGAACATGGTTTGGGTTTCTCGGTGGTTGCCGATGAGGTGCGCAAACTCGCTGAAAAGTCGGCCTTGGCCGCGCGCGAGATCGCCAAGCTGATCCGTGAAACCGTGCAACGGGTGGATGATGGCGGCCATGTTTCCGCGCAGGTGGAGGTAGCCTTCGACAAGATCGTGACCTCGGTGGGCAGCACCTCCACATCGGTCGGTCTGATCACCGAGGCAACGGCAGAACAGGCCAATGCCACCCGCAATGTGAGCACACTGTTGGCCGAGTTGCAACAACGCATTCAGGTTCCCTGA